From Phragmites australis chromosome 5, lpPhrAust1.1, whole genome shotgun sequence, a single genomic window includes:
- the LOC133918634 gene encoding aminopeptidase M1-A: MAAAAVMEQGAEQFRGQARLPQFAAPRRYDLRLAPDLAACTFAGSVAVSLGVSAPTRFLVLNAAELDVAPGAVSFAPQDSDKVLQPVEVTNVPEDEILIIRFNEELPLGEGTLAIAFQGTLNDKMHGFYRSVYELNGEKKNMAVTQFEPADARRCFPCWDEPSFKAVFKITLEVPSENIALSNMPVVEEKVNGSTKIVYFQESPIMSTYLVAVIVGIFDYVEAFTTDGTRVRVYTQVGKSAQGKFALEVAVKTLILFKDYFAVPYPLPKMDMIAIPDFASGAMENYGLVTYRETALLFDEKHSAAANKQRVAVVVAHELAHQWFGNLVTMEWWTHLWLNEGFATWVSYLAADQFFPEWNVWTQFLEESTTGFKLDALAGSHPIEVDINHVDQIDEIFDAISYRKGASVIRMLQSYLGAEIFQKSLAAYIKRFAYSNAKTEDLWAALEEGSGEPVRTLMHSWTKQQGYPVINVKLTNGKLQLDQTQFLSSGSTGVGQWVVPITLCCCSYSRQEKFLFHGKQGDFNLSGLMECQKKDGFWIKLNANQTSFYRVSYDEELASRLRYAIETNKLSASDRYGVLDDTYALCMAGKQKLVSLLHLIAAYKDETEYTVLAHAISTSLNIAEMMAVAAPEELGNLKKFLIDFLEPFAKKLGWDAKSGEGHLNALLRGTLFTALAELGHEATINEAVRRFNVFLEDRETPLLPPDVRKAAYVALMQTVNKSNKAGYESLLKIYRETDLSQEKVRVLGSLASSPDPDVVREALDLILSPEVRNQDAIFVLRGVSSGAQEVAWQWLKENWDYITESFSGTLLTYFVTITVSPLATDEKGDEAEEFFKSRTKANIARTVKQSIERVRINAKWVKSTKGEADLGNVLKALAHKH, from the exons atggcggcggcggcggtgatggAGCAGGGCGCGGAGCAGTTCAGGGGCCAGGCGCGCCTCCCGCAGTTCGCGGCGCCGCGGCGCTACGACCTGCGCCTCGCGCCCGACCTCGCCGCGTGCACCTTCGCCGGCTCGGTGGCGGTGTCCCTCGGCGTCTCCGCGCCCACGCGGTTCCTCGTGCTCAACGCCGCCGAGCTCGACGTGGCGCCCGGGGCCGTCAGCTTCGCGCCCCAGGACTCTGACAAG GTGCTGCAACCTGTGGAGGTTACCAATGTGCCAGAAGATGAGATCCTGATCATTCGCTTCAATGAGGAGCTTCCTCTTGGGGAGGGAACTTTGGCAATTGCATTCCAGGGAACTTTGAATGATAAGATGCATGGATTTTATAGAAG TGTGTATGAGCTCAATGGGGAGAAGAAGAATATGGCTGTGACACAATTTGAACCCGCAGATGCAAGGCGCTGCTTCCCATGTTGGGATGAACCCTCTTTTAAG GCTGTATTCAAAATTACTCTAGAAGTTCCTTCTGAGAACATTGCTTTGTCAAATATGCCAGTCGTTGAAGAGAAGGTCAATGGTTCTACCAAAATAGTCTACTTCCAAGAATCTCCAATAATGTCAACATACTTAGTGGCCGTTATTGTTGGCATTTTTGACTATGTGGAAGCTTTCACCACAGATG GTACTAGGGTCCGTGTTTACACACAAGTTGGTAAGAGTGCCCAGGGAAAGTTTGCTCTAGAGGTTGCCGTGAAGACATTGATCCTCTTTAAGGA TTACTTTGCTGTGCCATACCCCCTCCCCAAAATGGATATGATTGCTATTCCTGATTTTGCGTCTGGAGCAATGGAGAACTATGGCTTGGTTACATACCGTGAAACAGCTTTGCTATTTGATGAGAAGCACTCTGCAGCTGCCAATAAGCAACGG GTTGCAGTTGTTGTGGCACATGAATTAGCTCACCAATGGTTTGGAAATCTTGTGACAATGGAGTGGTGGACACATCTGTGGCTTAATGAGGGTTTTGCGACATGG GTTTCCTACTTGGCTGCAGATCAGTTCTTTCCTGAATGGAATGTTTGGACTCAATTTCTAGAGGAATCTACAACGGGTTTCAAGTTGGATGCTCTTGCTGGGTCACATCCAATTGAG GTGGACATAAATCATGTTGATCAAATAGATGAGATATTTGATGCTATAAGCTATAGGAAAGGAGCTTCTGTCATTCGGATGCTGCAAAGCTATCTTGGAGCTGAGATCTTTCAG AAATCTCTGGCTGCATACATCAAAAGATTTGCGTATTCAAATGCAAAGACAGAAGACCTCTGGGCTGCCCTTGAAGAGGGGTCTGGTGAACCAGTTAGAACATTAATGCATTCATGGACAAAACAGCAAGGTTATCCTGTCATCAATGTGAAACTCACAAATGGAAAGCTGCAGCTGGACCAG ACACAATTTCTATCAAGTGGGTCCACAGGAGTTGGGCAATGGGTGGTTCCTATCACACTATGTTGCTGTTCGTACTCACGCCAAGAGAAGTTCCTTTTTCACGGCAAACAAGGAGATTTCAATTTATCAGGGCTCATGGAATGCCAAAAGAAAGACGGCTTCTGGATTAAACTTAATGCCAACCAGACCAGCTTCTATAGAGTGAGCTATGATGAGGAACTTGCATCCCGACTTCGATATGCAATTGAGACCAACAAATTGAGTGCATCAGACAGATACG GTGTACTTGACGACACTTATGCCCTCTGTATGGCTGGCAAACAAAAGCTGGTCTCCTTGCTGCATTTGATTGCTGCGTACAAGGATGAGACCGAGTACACTGTGCTTGCACATGCAATCAGT ACAAGTCTGAACATTGCCGAGATGATGGCTGTTGCTGCTCCAGAGGAGTTGGGTAATCTGAAGAAGTTCCTAATTGATTTCCTCGAGCCATTTGCAAA GAAACTTGGTTGGGATGCTAAGAGTGGTGAGGGCCACCTGAATGCTTTGTTAAGAGGTACACTCTTTACCGCTCTCGCCGAACTTGGCCATGAGGCTACCATAAATGAAGCTGTTCGTCGATTCAATGTCTTTCTGGAAGACAGAGAGACACCACTCCTCCCTCCAGATGTTCGAAAG gcTGCATATGTTGCTTTGATGCAGACAGTGAACAAATCGAACAAAGCTGGCTATGAATCACTCTTGAAGATTTACAGAGAAACTGATCTAAGCCAGGAGAAAGTTCGTGTGTTAG GTTCTTTGGCATCTTCCCCTGACCCTGATGTTGTTCGTGAAGCATTGGACCTCATACTTTCACCTGAG GTAAGGAATCAGGACGCTATATTTGTCCTTAGAGGGGTGAGTTCTGGGGCACAAGAGGTGGCATGGCAATGGTTGAAG GAAAACTGGGACTACATAACAGAGTCCTTCTCTGGAACTCTGCTTACCTATTTCGTTACCATAACTGTCTCACCG CTGGCCACTGATGAAAAGGGCGATGAAGCAGAGGAGTTCTTCAAGAGCAGAACAAAGGCGAACATCGCAAGGACCGTGAAGCAGAGCATCGAGAGAGTGAGGATCAATGCCAAATGGGTCAAGAGCACCAAGGGCGAGGCCGACCTTGGCAATGTCCTCAAGGCGCTTGCTCACAAACATTGA
- the LOC133918635 gene encoding U-box domain-containing protein 51-like, whose product MYLSPFSMTSSHSAEHEAAKDSTTIVAVDRDKNSQQAAKWAVDRLLARGSTLQLVHVRANNNPNAEAGHGGKDEADPEMAQLFISYRGYCARKGMHLKEVFLDGSDVSKAITEYATSHAITDIVVGASTRNTFIRRFRNPDVPTCLMKMAPDYCTVHVIHKGKAIQVKAAKAPAPFATLPPKQYSQSNLESDAFSRSSRGDWKKVSHQSSPKANRTSVDRLSAYAKAPSRDRPRTAPQKNFDDYIDFIAPPRPSVTRSSFSDDIDFPMSMELPSLDFADSLELSSAVSMESLSSAGKDAEAEMRRLRLELKQTMEMYNSACKEAIDAKQKAAQMHQMKMEESKKYQELRNAEEEALALVQMEKAKCRAALEAAEAAQKIAELEAQKRLRAEWKAKREAEDRKKATDALNKNDLRYRRYSIDDIEAATHKFDRALKIGEGGYGPVYKAVLDHTNVAIKILRPDASQGRKQFQQEIEVLSCMRHPNMVLLLGACPEYGCLVYEYMDYGSLEDRLCRRGKTLPIPWSIRFRIAADIATGLLFLHQAKPEPLVHRDLKPANILLDHNFISKISDVGLARLVPQSATDVTQYRMTSTAGTFCYIDPEYQQTGMLTTKSDIYSLGILLLQIITARSPMGLTHHVEHAIERGAFQEILDPTVTDWPVEEALEFAKLALRCAELRKKDRPDLGKEILPELNRLRNLGHEYEAAQVSSTSTNCSSSAPYSFSNDDVSIS is encoded by the exons ATGTACCTCTCGCCCTTTTCCATGACATCTTCGCACAGCGCCGAGCATGAGGCAGCAAAGGATAGCACGACCATCGTGGCCGTCGATCGGGACAAGAACAGCCAGCAGGCAGCGAAATGGGCGGTGGATCGGCTCCTCGCGAGGGGCAGCACGCTCCAGCTGGTCCATGTCAGGGCAAACAATAACCCAAACG CTGAAGCAGGCCATGGAGGCAAAGATGAGGCGGACCCAGAGATGGCACAACTGTTTATCTCATACAGAGGTTATTGTGCTCGTAAAGGG ATGCATCTGAAGGAGGTGTTCTTGGATGGCAGTGACGTCTCCAAAGCAATAACTGAATATGCCACTAGCCACGCAATCACAGACATCGTCGTCGGGGCATCAACTAGGAACACATTCATCAG AAGATTTAGAAATCCTGATGTCCCAACATGCTTGATGAAGATGGCGCCAGATTATTGCACAGTACATGTCATACACAAGGGAAAGGCCATCCAGGTGAAGGCAGCCAAAGCTCCAGCACCCTTTGCTACTCTCCCTCCAAAGCAATACTCCCAATCAAACTTAGAGTCCGATGCATTCTCAAG ATCCTCAAGAGGGGACTGGAAGAAGGTTTCTCATCAATCATCTCCGAAGGCAAATAGAACATCGGTGGACCGATTATCTGCCTATGCAAAGGCCCCATCGAGGGATAGGCCAAGGACAGCACCCCAAAAGAATTTTGATGACTACATCGATTTTATAGCACCGCCAAGGCCCTCGGTGACTCGCAGTTCATTTTCAGATGACATTGATTTCCCGATGAGCATGGAGTTACCATCCTTGGACTTCGCTGACTCTCTGGAGCTCTCTTCAGCGGTATCCATGGAAAGCCTAAGTTCCGCTGGG AAGGATGCTGAAGCTGAAATGAGACGGTTGAGACTGGAACTGAAACAGACAATGGAGATGTATAACTCCGCATGTAAGGAAGCTATTGATGCTAAACAGAAG GCAGCACAGATGCACCAGATGAAGATGGAGGAGTCCAAAAAGTACCAAGAGCTAAGGAATGCAGAAGAGGAAGCTCTTGCACTTGTTCAAATGGAGAAAGCAAAGTGCAGAGCTGCACTGGAGGCAGCAGAAGCTGCGCAAAAAATTGCAGAGCTCGAAGCGCAGAAGAGATTGAGAGCAGAATGGAAGGCAAAACGGGAGGCTGAGGATAGAAAGAAAGCAACTGATGCACTGAACAAAAATGATCTCCGGTACAGGAGATATTCCATTGATGACATAGAAGCTGCCACTCATAAATTTGACAGGGCACTCAAGATAGGAGAAGGTGGATATGGACCAGTATATAAAGCAGTACTGGATCATACTAATGTTGCTATTAAAATACTAAGACCAGACGCATCACAGGGAAGGAAACAATTTCAGCAAGAG ATTGAAGTACTTAGCTGCATGCGGCATCCAAACATGGTCCTCTTGCTTGGAGCTTGCCCAGAGTACGGCTGCCTAGTGTATGAGTACATGGACTATGGAAGTCTAGAGGACCGGCTCTGCAGACGAGGTAAAACATTGCCAATCCCATGGAGCATCCGCTTCAGGATCGCCGCCGACATTGCCACTGGCCTTCTCTTCCTCCACCAGGCGAAGCCGGAACCGCTTGTCCACCGAGACCTGAAGCCCGCCAACATCCTCCTCGACCACAACTTCATCAGCAAGATCAGCGACGTCGGCCTTGCAAGGCTGGTGCCACAGTCGGCAACCGATGTCACGCAGTACAGGATGACATCCACAGCCGGCACGTTCTGCTACATCGACCCCGAGTACCAGCAGACAGGCATGCTCACCACGAAGTCTGACATATACTCACTCGGCATCCTACTGCTCCAGATCATCACGGCAAGATCACCCATGGGGCTCACGCATCATGTCGAGCATGCCATAGAGAGAGGAGCCTTCCAGGAGATACTTGACCCGACGGTGACGGACTGGCCGGTGGAAGAGGCTCTGGAATTCGCAAAGCTGGCGTTGCGATGCGCAGAGCTACGGAAGAAAGACAGGCCAGATCTCGGAAAGGAAATCTTGCCAGAGCTTAACAGGCTGCGCAATCTTGGGCACGAGTATGAAGCTGCCCAGGTCAGCAGCACGAGCACAAACTGTTCAAGCTCTGCACCATATAGTTTCAGCAATGATGATGTCTCAATTTCGTAA